The Flavobacterium sp. CBA20B-1 genome includes the window AAAGGATTCATTGAACTTTCGCCAACGGTATCTAAGGTGATAAATACCCAAGTTAAAATCATTGAAAAAGGTACGTTTAACCAAACCGAATACCCTTCGATAATAGTATTTGCGCCTAGTTTGTCAAATTCATTCAGCAAACCAAACGGAACAGACAACACAAACAAAAACAGTAGGTAAGTGGTTATAGAACTGAAGTTGCGCGGGTACGGAAAATTCTTAATACGCTCTGCTTTCCCTTGATGATCGGTAAATTTTGTTAGCGATTGTTGCAGTAAATTCCATTGAAAATCGTTAATAGCACCGTCTTTGTACAATTGTGCCAAATGTTTTGACTGCAAGGCCGAAAGTTGTGTGGCACGGTTTTTCTTTTGTAAGATGTATGAATATTCATCTGCTGACAAAAAAGGTTTTAACTCTTTTTCAATGTTAGATACTCTTTCGGGTATTGTATAATACTGTAAATATTCTTCATTTGATTTTTCGGTCATATTTTCCCAAGTCCGCGGATCACGTAGTTGAAAACGCAGGGCAGTTAACCATGCAAAGTGTCTGTAAAAAATCGTTTTAACCTCGTTATTGGATCCATTTAAAGCATCGCGAAGCGAATAAGCAAACGAACGGCTGTCGTTGATAATGGCACCGTAAATTTGGCGGGCTTCCCACAAGCGGGCATAGCTGGCATTGTTTTTAAAACCAACGATAAAAGCCACAGCCGTACCTAAAATGGTGATGGGCTGCCAGGGCAACGATAAAAAATGGGCGCCTAAAAAATAACACAATGTGGGGATTAAAGAAAGTATAAAAACTTTGTAAATGGTTCTGCGGGTCCACATGATGAACTCTGTTGGGCTAAATCTTCTTCCTGCGTTCATGTTTTTTAATAATTAGGATACTGAAAAGTATTGTTTTAGAAATGAATGACTAATTCGTGTTTGTTTTACCAGAAAATTTACTAATGATAATTCCCACTAAAACAACCGAATAAAATTGACCAATGATACCAATAAGCGACGTGATGAGTTTTGTTTGATACGAATTAGGTGTAATATCGCCATAGCCTATTGTGGTTAGGGTAATAGAGCAAAAATAAACCAAATCTATAAACGTGTGTGCCGGACTGCTATAGTCAAGACCTTTGAACGAATTTGGATCGATGTATGCAAAAATTTGCAACATAAATACAAATGCTTCCAACAACAATAAAAATCCGCAAGCCGATGCCGAGATGATATCTGTATTGATATAGCTGGGTTTTGTTAAAAACTTAAAAATCTCAAGAAAAATGAAAAAATAAAAAATTACATAGCAAATATTTAAAAGCATCATAAACCATGTGATTTCCTTAAAAAAGGGGAGCAGCACCGGAAGAGCTATTACCAAGATGGTTAAAACATTTTTTATGATGTTTTTTGCTCTGCCTTTTTCAATAAACACACCAATACTAGCCAACCCTAAAAATACCATATTAAGCGGCCACAACACTTCTATATAAAAGGGAATATCTTGTACCACAATCCCAATAAAAAGATGTTGAATAAGTGCTGCAAGAAGCAGTTCGTATTTTCGTTTTTGTAAAAATGTTTTCATTTATTAAGAATACTTAATGATCATCTTTGTTTTACGTTTTTTTTTTGCAAATAGGAAACTTACCTCATTAATTTTTTTAAAAAAATGCAATTTAAATATCCATATATTACTATAAAATTAATATGATAACTTATTCGTTAAAATCAATAAAAATAGTACGAAAAGTGAATGAAAA containing:
- a CDS encoding bestrophin family protein produces the protein MNAGRRFSPTEFIMWTRRTIYKVFILSLIPTLCYFLGAHFLSLPWQPITILGTAVAFIVGFKNNASYARLWEARQIYGAIINDSRSFAYSLRDALNGSNNEVKTIFYRHFAWLTALRFQLRDPRTWENMTEKSNEEYLQYYTIPERVSNIEKELKPFLSADEYSYILQKKNRATQLSALQSKHLAQLYKDGAINDFQWNLLQQSLTKFTDHQGKAERIKNFPYPRNFSSITTYLLFLFVLSVPFGLLNEFDKLGANTIIEGYSVWLNVPFSMILTWVFITLDTVGESSMNPFEGSANDVPITQISRTIEIDMRDMLDEENLPPAITPTNNIVL
- a CDS encoding potassium channel family protein encodes the protein MKTFLQKRKYELLLAALIQHLFIGIVVQDIPFYIEVLWPLNMVFLGLASIGVFIEKGRAKNIIKNVLTILVIALPVLLPFFKEITWFMMLLNICYVIFYFFIFLEIFKFLTKPSYINTDIISASACGFLLLLEAFVFMLQIFAYIDPNSFKGLDYSSPAHTFIDLVYFCSITLTTIGYGDITPNSYQTKLITSLIGIIGQFYSVVLVGIIISKFSGKTNTN